A genomic segment from Acidimicrobiales bacterium encodes:
- a CDS encoding IS256 family transposase, translating to MTPEQAAHERAVPLPDTVTIAIADLAGELEEGLLAFAVGTGLKVLDTILEHEATALAGPKGRHDPERTAKRHGPDTGLVTLGGRQVAITRPRLRSVDGTSEVTLPTYELASSTELLGRLAMEKMLAKVSTRRYASAGLEPVGEAVEATSRSTSKSAVARRFKDATETGLDELMAAGLSELDLVVLMVDGVNFADHCCIVALGIDADGVKHPLGVVEGDTENATVVKRLIVSMRDRGLDVTKPILCVLDGSGALSSAVKAVFDHPVIARCQIHKLRNLKRHLPEKVYNVVDKRMRAAYKNADPLAGQGDLEALASELEHQHPGAAASLREGLAETFTVARLGVPPALMRTLHSTNPIESMIDICRDHSANVKRWNGGQMALRWCAAGMIEAKKQFRRVSGHRQLKALRVALDKHAGVGVTPPNYDAEKEVAA from the coding sequence CACCGTGACGATCGCGATCGCCGACCTCGCCGGCGAGCTCGAGGAGGGACTGCTCGCCTTCGCCGTGGGCACCGGGCTCAAGGTGCTCGACACCATCCTCGAGCACGAGGCGACGGCCCTCGCCGGGCCCAAGGGTCGCCACGACCCCGAGCGGACCGCCAAGCGCCACGGGCCCGACACCGGGCTGGTGACTCTCGGCGGCCGCCAGGTGGCCATCACCCGGCCCCGGCTGCGCAGCGTCGATGGCACGAGCGAGGTGACCCTGCCCACCTACGAGCTGGCGTCGTCCACCGAGCTGCTCGGTCGCCTGGCCATGGAGAAGATGCTGGCCAAGGTCTCGACCCGCCGCTACGCGAGCGCCGGCCTCGAGCCGGTGGGCGAGGCAGTCGAGGCGACCAGCCGCTCGACGTCGAAGTCGGCGGTCGCCCGACGCTTCAAGGATGCGACCGAGACGGGCCTCGACGAGCTCATGGCGGCCGGCCTCTCGGAGCTCGACCTGGTGGTCCTCATGGTCGACGGGGTGAATTTCGCCGACCACTGCTGCATTGTCGCCCTGGGCATCGACGCCGACGGCGTCAAGCACCCGCTCGGGGTCGTGGAGGGCGACACCGAGAACGCCACGGTGGTGAAGCGTCTCATCGTGAGCATGCGCGACCGCGGCCTCGACGTGACGAAGCCCATCTTGTGCGTGCTCGACGGCTCGGGAGCGCTCTCAAGTGCGGTGAAGGCGGTCTTCGACCACCCGGTGATCGCCCGGTGCCAGATCCACAAGTTGCGCAACTTGAAGCGCCACCTGCCCGAGAAGGTCTACAACGTCGTCGACAAGCGCATGCGCGCCGCCTACAAGAACGCCGACCCCCTCGCCGGCCAGGGCGACCTCGAGGCGCTCGCCAGTGAGCTCGAGCACCAGCACCCCGGCGCAGCGGCGTCGCTGCGCGAGGGGCTCGCCGAGACCTTCACCGTGGCCCGCCTCGGCGTCCCGCCGGCGCTCATGCGCACGCTGCACTCCACGAACCCGATCGAGTCAATGATCGACATCTGCCGCGACCATTCGGCCAACGTCAAGCGCTGGAACGGCGGGCAGATGGCGCTGCGCTGGTGCGCAGCGGGGATGATCGAGGCGAAGAAGCAGTTTCGCCGGGTGAGCGGCCACCGCCAGTTGAAGGCGCTGCGCGTCGCGCTCGACAAGCACGCCGGCGTCGGTGTTACACCCCCCAATTACGATGCCGAGAAGGAGGTGGCCGCATAG